In Vicugna pacos chromosome 10, VicPac4, whole genome shotgun sequence, the following proteins share a genomic window:
- the CCDC85B gene encoding coiled-coil domain-containing protein 85B, producing MEAETGGLEELTDEEMAALGKEELVRRLRREEAARLAALVQRGRLMQEVNRQLQGHLGEIRELKQLNRRLQAENRELRDLCCFLDSERQRGRRAARQWQLFGTQASRAVREDLGGCWQKLAELEGRQEELLRENLALKELCLALGEEWGPRGGPGGSGGSGTGPTPELALPPCGPRDLGDGSSSTGSVGSPDQLPLACSPDD from the coding sequence ATGGAGGCCGAGACGGGCGGCCTGGAGGAGCTGACGGATGAGGAGATGGCGGCTCTGGGAAAGGAGGAGCTGGTGCGGCGCCTGCGGCGGGAGGAGGCGGCGCGCCTGGCGGCTCTGGTGCAGCGCGGCCGCCTCATGCAGGAGGTGAATCGGCAGCTACAGGGTCACCTGGGCGAGATCCGCGAGCTCAAGCAGCTGAACCGGCGCCTACAGGCCGAGAACCGCGAGCTGCGCGACCTCTGCTGCTTCCTGGACTCGGAGCGGCAGCGCGGGCGTCGCGCCGCGCGCCAGTGGCAGCTCTTCGGGACCCAAGCATCCCGAGCTGTGCGCGAGGACCTAGGCGGTTGTTGGCAGAAGCTGGCCGAGCTGGAGGGCCGCCAGGAGGAGCTGCTGCGGGAGAACCTGGCGCTTAAGGAGCTCTGCCTGGCTCTGGGCGAGGAGTGGGGCCCCCGCGGCGGCCCCGGCGGCTCGGGGGGCTCAGGCACTGGGCCTACACCCGAGCTGGCCTTGCCTCCTTGCGGTCCCCGTGACCTGGGCGATGGAAGCTCCAGTACCGGCAGCGTGGGCAGTCCCGACCAGTTGCCCCTGGCCTGCTCCCCAGATGATTGA
- the FOSL1 gene encoding fos-related antigen 1 codes for MFRDFGEPGPSSGTGGAYGGPAQPPATGQQKFHLVPSINAVSGSQELQWMVQPHFLEPSSYPRPLAYPQYSPPQPRPGVIRALGPTPGVRRRPYEQISPEEEERRRVRRERNKLAAAKCRNRRKELTDFLQAETDKLEDEKSGLQREIEELQKQKERLELVLEAHRPICKIPEGAKESDTSGTGAASGTSSPPAPSHPVPCISLSPGPVLEPEALHTPTLMTTPSLTPFTTSLVFTYPSTPEPCASAHRRSSSSSGDPSSDPLGSPTLLAL; via the exons ATGTTCCGAGACTTCGGGGAACCCGGACCGAGCTCCGGGACCGGTGGTGCGTACGGCGGCCCGGCGCAGCCCCCGGCGACaggccagcag AAGTTCCACCTCGTGCCAAGCATCAACGCTGTGAGTGGCAGCCAGGAGCTGCAGTGGATGGTGCAGCCTCACTTCCTGGAACCCAGCAGCTACCCCAGGCCTCTGGCCTACCCCCAGTACAGCCCCCCACAGCCCCGGCCAGGAGTCATCCGGGCCTTGGGGCCAACTCCAGGAGTGCGTCGCCGGCCCTATGAACAG ATCAGCCCCGAGGAGGAGGAACGCCGTCGAGTGAGGCGAGAGCGGAACAAGCTGGCCGCGGCCAAGTGCAGGAACCGGAGAAAAGAACTGACCGACTTCCTGCAGGCG GAAACCGACAAACTGGAGGATGAGAAATCCGGGCTGCAGCGAGAGATTGAGGAACTACAGAAGCAGAAGGAGCGCCTGGAGCTGGTACTAGAGGCCCACCGCCCCATCTGCAAAATCCCAGAAGGGGCCAAGGAGAGCGACACCAGCGGCACAGGCGCTGCCAGTGGCACCAGCAGCCCAccagccccttcccaccctgtgCCTTGTATCTCCCTTTCCCCAGGGCCTGTGCTTGAACCCGAAGCACTGCACACTCCCACGCTCATGACCACACCCTCCCTGACTCCTTTCACTACCAGTCTTGTCTTCACCTACCCCAGCACCCCAGAGCCCTGTGCTTCAGCCCATCGCAGGAGTAGCAGCAGCAGTGGGGACCCATCTTCTGACCCCCTTGGCTCCCCAACCCTCCTAGCCTTATGA
- the C10H11orf68 gene encoding UPF0696 protein C11orf68 homolog isoform X1, which yields MAAAAAAVAGAGSGGGGGGAESRQERSRARSWAGAERSEGRRMEPGEELEDEDSPGGREDGFTAEHLAAEAMAADMDPWLVFDARTTPAKELDAWLAKYPPSQVTRYGDPGSPNSEPVGWIAAYGQGYIPNSGDVQGLQAAWEALQTSGRPITPGTLRQLAITHHVLSGKWLIHLAPGFKLDHAWAGIARAVVEGRLQVAKVSPRAKEGGRQVICVYTDDFTDRLGVLEADAAIRAAGIKCLLTYKPDVYTYLGIYRANRWHLCPTLYESRFQLGGSARGSRVLDRANNVELT from the exons atggcggcggcagcggcagctgTGGCAGGGGCGGggagtggcggcggcggcggcggtgcgGAGTCCCGGCAGGAGCGGAGCCGGGCCCGGAGCTGGGCCGGCGCCGAGCGCAGCGAAGGCCGGAG GATGGAGCCAGGTGAGGAGCTGGAGGACGAAGACTCTCCAGGTGGTCGTGAAGATGGCTTCACTGCTGAGCACCTGGCTGCAGAGGCCATGGCAGCTGACATGGACCCCTGGCTAGTATTTGACGCCCGCACCACACCTGCCAAAGAGCTGGATGCCTGGTTGGCCAAATACCCACCATCCCAAGTTACCCGCTATGGGGACCCTGGCTCGCCCaactctgagcctgtgggctggATTGCAGCATATGGGCAGGGCTACATCCCCAACTCGGGTGATGTACAGGGCCTACAGGCAGCCTGGGAGGCTCTGCAGACCAGCGGGCGGCCCATCACACCAGGTACCCTGCGCCAGCTGGCCATCACCCACCACGTGCTCTCGGGCAAGTGGCTGATACACCTAGCACCTGGCTTCAAGCTGGACCACGCCTGGGCTGGCATTGCCCGGGCTGTGGTCGAGGGTCGGCTTCAAGTGGCCAAGGTGAGCCCACGGGCCAAGGAGGGCGGGCGCCAGGTTATCTGCGTTTATACAGACGACTTCACGGACCGCTTGGGTGTACTGGAGGCAGATGCAGCCATCCGTGCAGCAGGCATTAAGTGTCTGCTCACCTACAAGCCTGATGTCTACACCTACCTGGGCATCTACCGGGCCAACCGCTGGCACCTCTGCCCCACTCTCTATGAGAGCCGTTTCCAGCTGGGGGGCAGTGCCCGTGGCTCCCGTGTCCTGGACCGTGCCAATAATGTGGAACTGACCTAG
- the C10H11orf68 gene encoding UPF0696 protein C11orf68 homolog isoform X3 has product MAAAAAAVAGAGSGGGGGGAESRQERSRARSWAGAERSEGRSRMEPGEELEDEDSPGGREDGFTAEHLAAEAMAADMDPWLVFDARTTPAKELDAWLAKYPPSQVTRYGDPGSPNSEPVGWIAAYGQGYIPNSGDVQGLQAAWEALQTSGRPITPGTLRQLAITHHVLSGKWLIHLAPGFKLDHAWAGIARAVVEGRLQVAKVSPRAKEGGRQVICVYTDDFTDRLGVLEADAAIRAAGIKCLLTYKPDVYTYLGIYRANRWHLCPTLYESRFQLGGSARGSRVLDRANNVELT; this is encoded by the exons atggcggcggcagcggcagctgTGGCAGGGGCGGggagtggcggcggcggcggcggtgcgGAGTCCCGGCAGGAGCGGAGCCGGGCCCGGAGCTGGGCCGGCGCCGAGCGCAGCGAAGGCCGGAG CAGGATGGAGCCAGGTGAGGAGCTGGAGGACGAAGACTCTCCAGGTGGTCGTGAAGATGGCTTCACTGCTGAGCACCTGGCTGCAGAGGCCATGGCAGCTGACATGGACCCCTGGCTAGTATTTGACGCCCGCACCACACCTGCCAAAGAGCTGGATGCCTGGTTGGCCAAATACCCACCATCCCAAGTTACCCGCTATGGGGACCCTGGCTCGCCCaactctgagcctgtgggctggATTGCAGCATATGGGCAGGGCTACATCCCCAACTCGGGTGATGTACAGGGCCTACAGGCAGCCTGGGAGGCTCTGCAGACCAGCGGGCGGCCCATCACACCAGGTACCCTGCGCCAGCTGGCCATCACCCACCACGTGCTCTCGGGCAAGTGGCTGATACACCTAGCACCTGGCTTCAAGCTGGACCACGCCTGGGCTGGCATTGCCCGGGCTGTGGTCGAGGGTCGGCTTCAAGTGGCCAAGGTGAGCCCACGGGCCAAGGAGGGCGGGCGCCAGGTTATCTGCGTTTATACAGACGACTTCACGGACCGCTTGGGTGTACTGGAGGCAGATGCAGCCATCCGTGCAGCAGGCATTAAGTGTCTGCTCACCTACAAGCCTGATGTCTACACCTACCTGGGCATCTACCGGGCCAACCGCTGGCACCTCTGCCCCACTCTCTATGAGAGCCGTTTCCAGCTGGGGGGCAGTGCCCGTGGCTCCCGTGTCCTGGACCGTGCCAATAATGTGGAACTGACCTAG
- the C10H11orf68 gene encoding UPF0696 protein C11orf68 homolog isoform X2: MEPGEELEDEDSPGGREDGFTAEHLAAEAMAADMDPWLVFDARTTPAKELDAWLAKYPPSQVTRYGDPGSPNSEPVGWIAAYGQGYIPNSGDVQGLQAAWEALQTSGRPITPGTLRQLAITHHVLSGKWLIHLAPGFKLDHAWAGIARAVVEGRLQVAKVSPRAKEGGRQVICVYTDDFTDRLGVLEADAAIRAAGIKCLLTYKPDVYTYLGIYRANRWHLCPTLYESRFQLGGSARGSRVLDRANNVELT; the protein is encoded by the coding sequence ATGGAGCCAGGTGAGGAGCTGGAGGACGAAGACTCTCCAGGTGGTCGTGAAGATGGCTTCACTGCTGAGCACCTGGCTGCAGAGGCCATGGCAGCTGACATGGACCCCTGGCTAGTATTTGACGCCCGCACCACACCTGCCAAAGAGCTGGATGCCTGGTTGGCCAAATACCCACCATCCCAAGTTACCCGCTATGGGGACCCTGGCTCGCCCaactctgagcctgtgggctggATTGCAGCATATGGGCAGGGCTACATCCCCAACTCGGGTGATGTACAGGGCCTACAGGCAGCCTGGGAGGCTCTGCAGACCAGCGGGCGGCCCATCACACCAGGTACCCTGCGCCAGCTGGCCATCACCCACCACGTGCTCTCGGGCAAGTGGCTGATACACCTAGCACCTGGCTTCAAGCTGGACCACGCCTGGGCTGGCATTGCCCGGGCTGTGGTCGAGGGTCGGCTTCAAGTGGCCAAGGTGAGCCCACGGGCCAAGGAGGGCGGGCGCCAGGTTATCTGCGTTTATACAGACGACTTCACGGACCGCTTGGGTGTACTGGAGGCAGATGCAGCCATCCGTGCAGCAGGCATTAAGTGTCTGCTCACCTACAAGCCTGATGTCTACACCTACCTGGGCATCTACCGGGCCAACCGCTGGCACCTCTGCCCCACTCTCTATGAGAGCCGTTTCCAGCTGGGGGGCAGTGCCCGTGGCTCCCGTGTCCTGGACCGTGCCAATAATGTGGAACTGACCTAG